The genomic interval ataaatgtaaatatgaagagttcagatgcaaaaccaggtcaatccatctgatgtctttctttaaaaaaataattaaaattttttatcaggctcagatgtataggtttgtatgtaagtactggtacttctgattgggctgaggctggaattttagcaagtttgaagaaaaagtatttgatggacgtataatatgtgtcaggagcattcacccagtatcattatctcatttttgaccgagacggcttttagctggttttgcatctgaactcttcatatataaccTCAGATGTGCAGTTATAGTATAAAGCAATGTGTTTAATATGAGTATGTACATATTGACATTACATTTAGCTTTGACAACTACAAAGCTGCTTTATGAAATTGATAACAcagtgtttttacctgaatgtacacataaaacatttattttttgtatgttttagaCTTTACCCCTACCTGTGCCGTGCTGTGCGTAATTTTGCTCGGGATCATGGAGAAGTTCCTGCCTCAAAGGAATTCTATGTTGCCTTCCAGGATCTACCAACCAGACACAAGTAAAGAGAATAACTAGACAGTGTGATGACTAATCAATAatttcaaactaaaatattgtgtatttgacaaaataatatatcagtttgtcattatttttaacaagtgTCTCCCTAACTAATCTTCTCCTGTTCTGGTTTCCTGCAGGATCCGTGAGTTGACCGTGGTGAAGGTTGGCTCACTCGTGCGCATCAGTGGCCAGGTTGTCCGTACTCACCCAGTTCACCCTGAGCTGGTGAGCGGCACCTTCCTGTGTTTGGACTGTCAGGGAATGATAAAGGACGTGGAGCAGCAGTTTAAATACACTCAGCCAAGCATTTGCCGCAACCCTGTGTGCAACAACCGCAGACGCTTTCTCCTGGATACAAACAAATCCAAATTCATCGACTTCCAGAAGGTATAACAGGAAGCCGTAGACATTTATGTTCTTTGGTCTTAAAACGATAGAGAGATTACAGTGCAAGTATAGGTAATGTCCAAATGGCTccattatttgaaatgaaaatgtgcattattttctgCAACACCCAAGTGAAGtatcagaaaaaaagtattttttacatGATAATTTGCAATAACATCTTAAATTTAAACTAACTTGCCTTGATTCCAGGTACGTATCCAGGAGACACAGGCTGAGCTGCCACGTGGCTCCATTCCTCGTAGTATGGAGGTGATTCTGCGGGCCGAGGCTGTGGAGTCGGCCCAGGCCGGTGATAAATGTGACTTCATTGGCTCCCTCATTGTTGTGCCAGATGTATCCCAGCTGGCCACACCAGGTACACACCACTCATCCAGTCAAGTATCACTGATGTTTATACAGGGGTTATAAGTCTGACATTATTCGAATATCTTCCTTTCAGGTGTGCGTGCTGAGACCAGCTCTCGTACAGCTGGGGTGCAAGGTTATGAGAATGAGGGTCTCCGTGGGCTTAAAGCACTGGGCGTCAGAGAACTTTCCTACAAACTTGCTTTCTTGGCATGCCACGTAGCCCCCACCAATCCCAGAGTGAGAGTCAAGCTAAACATTTTGCCATTGAGGTCTTATTTTCTGTTAtctgttttctgttatttaatgGTCTGTCTCTGTTTATAGTTTGGCGGTAAGGAGATCCGGGATGAAGAGCAGACGGCAGAGAGTATCAAGAAACAGATGACCGTACAGGAGTGGGAGAAGGTGTTTGAGATGAGTCAAGATAAAAACCTCTACCACAACCTTTGCACCAGCCTCTTCCCTACCATTCACGGTTAGTCAGTATGAACAACAGTATGTCTAAGTTGGGCACAAACACCAGTTGATGCTAACAGAATGAATTCATACAGTAATGGTCAACCAGTAGGGATTCTTCATTGACGATACCTGTAACAGGAGAGTGGATTTGCTAATATAATGCAGATAAATAAACAttgtaaaaagtgaaaatttgcAGTTGTTAccctaaagggatagttcagcctaAAATGAAAGTCAGTCACAAATTACTCAACTTCACAATGTTATAATCACATAAGATTTACATTCAtcttctaaaaacaaaaaaaaatatttttaatttaccttTTAAAAGCTACTTCTacctaatcttttttttaaatttacttttagtGGTGTAACCAAATGTAGTTATGTTGATTTAGTCATAAAATAGATTTCAGTGTTCattcaaagggatagttcacccaaaaatgaaaattctgtcattaattactcacccttatgtcgttccaaacctgtaagacctttgttcttctttggaacacaaattaaaatatttttgatgaaatccaagaactttttgaccctgcatagacagcaatgcaactgacacatttaaggcccagaaagatagttaggactttgttaaaaaaggttcaaccgcaattttatgaagctgcgagtatactttttgtgcgcaaagaaaacaaaaattaactttattcaacatcaTTATTGTGTTGTGGTACTCTTATGAATGCGTGTTGAAGACATTcataagaaattgttgaataaagttgttatttttgttttctttgctcacaaaaagtattctcgtagcttcataaaattatggttgaaccactgatgtcacatggactattttaacaatgtccttagtACTTTGAGccttaaaaattgtatttgcagtgctgtctgtgcagggacAAAAAAGTTCTcgaatttaatcaaaaatatcttaatttgtgttctgaagatggacAAAGCTCtgacagatttggaacaacatgaagttgagtaattaatgacagaattttcatttttgggtaaactatccctttaaatttaaattagcccacaaaatcaaattttaggttatcttgaataaaagagaaatctattatattaaaataattatttctaatATGAAATGTGTTGTTTTCAGGTAACGATGAGGTGAAGCGGGGGATTCTGCTCATGTTGTTCGGAGGTGTTCCTAAAACCACCATGGAAGGCACATCTCTGAGAGGAGACATCAACGTCTGCATTGTGGGAGATCCCAGTACAGCCAAGAGCCAGTTCCTTAAGTAAGACTTGTAAAACACAAGCAGTGTTACAGAACTAATTACACTgatgtattatattaatgtaattactCATGAACAGGTTAAAAAAACTGTAGGATCACACACATCAGTCAGTATCTTTAGAGTTTTAATTGCAAAGGGAATAAGGTAATATACTGACAATGGAGAGAGTTTTTACGTTTTCTTCcaaattgtgtttaaaaaggACATTATGTATTAGTTCTCACGGTTTTGCTCTTTTTCAGGCATGTTGAGGAGTTCTGTCCACGTGCAGTTTACACCAGCGGTAAAGCCTCCAGCGCAGCCGGTCTCACAGCTGCTGTGGTGAGAGATGAGGAATCACATGAGTTTGTCATTGAAGCCGGAGCACTCATGTTGGCTGATAATGTGAGTTCATCTTTACAAATTATTTGTGTAAAACCCCTGTAAATCCGAGTATGTTTTGTCACTGAAATCCCTGCTGATTGATGTTGTCCATAGGGTGTTTGCTGCATTGATGAGTTTGATAAGATGGAAATGAGAGACCAAGTAGCCATCCATGAGGCTATGGAGCAACAGACCATCTCTATCACCAAAGCAGGGGTCAAGGTAAGGGTCGAAGATTAAAATGCAGATTTACaggtcacatatttgtttaatcaGACAAAGACCTCTCATAAGGCAGGTGTTAGGAGTAGATGATAaaattagactgctgtcactttaagacttGCATGGATCTAATATACTGACACATCTGGGTTCTTTCCCCAGCTGTTAACATTCCTTACCAGCTGTGTTTACATACTGGCCAAGAGAGGCATTTTGTAATAACTTTGCAAGTATTTGACCATGTAAGCACAATgaactgcaaaaaaagaaagcttAACTACTCATTAAACtgatggattttttttgaaaatgcaacAGTGCAGCGTCACTTGAATGTAATTGCAATAGAGACAATACTACAGATTATGTGCTGGATTATCATGTCTACTGGTATATTGCATTCCCCAAACCATAGTAATTTTTATGGTTTATAATTGTTCCATAAAAGTCTGTTTTTCAAATTGTAGGCCACTCTGAATGCTCGCACATCCATCTTGGCTGCAGCAAACCCTGTAAGCGGCCGTTACGACCGCTCCAAATCTCTCAAACAGAACATCAACCTGACAGCACCCATCATGTCACGTTTCGATCTCTTCTTCATCCTGGTGGACGACTGCAATGAGGTATGAGCATGTGTTTTGAACAACAATGCAACAGCATATGAAGATGATTATAGAACAGCAGGAAGTTGTTAGGCTCTAAATCCATCTGTCTCTCCCTTCAGGTCACTGATTATGCCATTGCCAGACGTATAGTGGATCTCCACTCCAGAATTGAGAATTCTGTCGATCGTGTCTACAGCCTAGATGAGATTCGCAGATACTTGCTGTTTGCTCGCCAGTTCAAACCAAAGGTGAGTGACAGGACAACTCATCTTCATTCTTCCTGACTTTCCTGCTGGTTAAAATAGAGAACAGCCACAAAATATTTAGAAGCTCACGTAGACTTAATGAAAACAGGTGTATGCTTGAACCAAAAAGACATTTGTGTCAGATCTACGCACCTGAACAGTTTGTTTACAGCTTTTATATGGACTGGTATTTGGCTGTACGCTGTTTATTACATTGTCACAGTGCAAGCATTTTCTTAACTGTGTCTCGATCTGTGTGTGGGATCAGATCTCAAAGGAGTCTGAGGAATTCATTGTGGAGCAGTACAAGCGTCTGAGACAGCGGGACGGCTCCGGAGTCACTAAATCAGCTTGGAGGATCACAGTACGCCAGCTGGAAAGCTTGATTCGTCTTTCTGAGAGCATGGCAAGGATGCACTGTTGTGATGAGGTGTgtatgaaaaaaagagaaagacgAGAGCATGATTTTTCATTGGTTAGCTAAATATCAATTAGTTACaaatagggatgtaacgatattaTCAATATCGTGATATTGCGATATTATCGTGGTCACATGGCAATATGAAGCGATAGGTCTTCTAGGCAAAAAATGTaggttttgaaatatatttaaatttataacataaaaagtctttaaagttatgttttgggccattatgctttgacaCATTGTATGTCAAATATACTAAAACCGAAAGCGCAATATGGCTAAATCCCTTCATCAAGTTCTCACTATGTTCAGGCGATCAGCTTGTGATCCGGCGTTTTCTGCGCCTCAGAACGGCTCCATTCTGgtgaatgcagtgaacttgtTTTTTCCATGTACTGAGTTTAGCACAAGTTTGGGAACACAACGCCCACCAGTTATGCTTGATTTTTGCGGCAgttgattacagcatttcactacatgtgtttttgtaagcttGTTtgcactaaaataatttttctttaaaataaaagctctactgcagtttccgtcaaaataaaagctgacaTAAAATTGCTGACAGTGAGTGGTTTAAATTTAGtccatattcaaaatatttcttttaaatgtatgaaataggaaataagtattgtaattttttctactgtagtgtaaagcaaacattttcatttattttacagtgcagttgttttacaatatatggctattactgtcattgttgttattactattaatattatattcaaatttgtttggcttcctaaaacaccagtgtgaatgtcaTTTAGACTGATACAGCATATCACAACTAAAAAAAagggttgagtcccctttaaatttcagGTAAAAAGTCAGtacactgacttttttctgacttagttaagaacatgggttggagctcttaattttgaactctcaaagtgcactAGATAGAATACTTTAACctttaaaatgtactaattctttattttctttccaattcttcatttgtctttttttaagtaTCACAATAAATATCGCATTGTGCACTTCATATCGCGATATTATCGTATAATGAGATTTTGATATCGTTACATTTCTAGTTACAAATATTcgtaacattttacaatgaggtcccattagttaatgcattcaattaaacaaattaaactaacaatgagcaatttattggttatagtatttattagtcTATGCTGATATTAGTTCCATATCAAAATCCATATTAATTCAGCaaattatttaagttatttCAAAGGTCATTGCAGCCTACAAAAGAACATGAACCAAAACCCACAAAGACACTAACTATGCAAACAAGTATGACTAACAACAgtataaaaatgacaacttCCACATTTTTCCAGCTAAATTAGCTCTTATCTACGGAAAGCACACTTTCATCCAGCTGCTATCTCTACTTGCACACACACTGTACAGACACATATATTTGGACAAAATAGTTTGCAAATGAAAGCTACGTAACATGTCTTTGTAGCAAGGTGGTAACATCACTGTTTTTAAAGCAGTTAAATGTACAGTTTCGCCTAGAGACTCTGTTCCCAAATACAAATTGAGGTTAATCACCAATTATTTCTTACTTCTGTCTTCCTGTTTCTATATTTTAGGTTCAGCCAAAGCATGTCAAAGAGGCTTTTAGGCTGCTGAACAAGTCCATCATTCGGGTCGAGACTCCTGATATTAATCTGGAtcaggaggaagaggaggccATGGAGGAGGAAGACGGCAATCAGATTAATGGTACAGTCATCCTCTGTTTCAAGACGTGTAAACACTTAattcagcctttaaataaagtcattctGACAAATCTAAATCCAAGTGCAACATGCTTTTAAACCAATGGTTATCAGCCAAGGTGCCCCAGtatgtcttaaaggagaagttcacttccagaacaataatgtacagataatgtactcacccccttgtcatccaagatgttccaaacttccaaaatccagtttaaatgcggcttcgaaTGATaccaaatgcgattgtaaaagatcccagccgaggaagaaaggtcttgtctagcaaaacgattgattgtttttatttaaaaaaaatacagtttaaatactttttaacctcaaatactcgtcttgtcttgctctccctgaactctttgtattctggtttaagaccagattgaaaaactccaatcgtattttctccctcaacttcaaaagtcatttcaaaatcatcatacATCGCTAtagaagcaccgacccagtctctgcaaagtgaacatgcaaagaagatcaaacacccttaacaaaaatggtaaaacagcaatataggacgattttgaagttgagggagaacatgagatgggagttttttgacataccctaaactgtcatgaaccgggaaaaaaaacggagttcaggcagagcaagacaagacgatcatttgacattaaaaaatatgtaaattgtatttttttaaatgaaaataaccgatcatttcgctagataagaccctcagctgcatttaaactgcattttggaagttcaaactcggggcaccatatcagtccattatatggagaaaaatcctgaaatgttttcctcaaaaaacacaatttctttacaactgaagaaagaaagacatgaatatcttgaatgacgggggggtgagtacattatctgtaattttttgttctggaagtgaacttctcctttaagagttatatatttttagtcatATTATTCATACTTAAAGGTATagtgcaccaaaaaatgaaatttgatcattttctcaccctcatgttgatTCAAACCTGTGTAACCTTTTTCCtttgttaaacacaaaa from Labeo rohita strain BAU-BD-2019 chromosome 6, IGBB_LRoh.1.0, whole genome shotgun sequence carries:
- the mcm6 gene encoding DNA replication licensing factor MCM6, with protein sequence MDLMENGANPNAGQTIKDELAEKCQKLFQAFLEEFHNSDGEVKYLRDAEELIRPERNTLVVSFTDLEGFNQELATAIQEEFYRLYPYLCRAVRNFARDHGEVPASKEFYVAFQDLPTRHKIRELTVVKVGSLVRISGQVVRTHPVHPELVSGTFLCLDCQGMIKDVEQQFKYTQPSICRNPVCNNRRRFLLDTNKSKFIDFQKVRIQETQAELPRGSIPRSMEVILRAEAVESAQAGDKCDFIGSLIVVPDVSQLATPGVRAETSSRTAGVQGYENEGLRGLKALGVRELSYKLAFLACHVAPTNPRFGGKEIRDEEQTAESIKKQMTVQEWEKVFEMSQDKNLYHNLCTSLFPTIHGNDEVKRGILLMLFGGVPKTTMEGTSLRGDINVCIVGDPSTAKSQFLKHVEEFCPRAVYTSGKASSAAGLTAAVVRDEESHEFVIEAGALMLADNGVCCIDEFDKMEMRDQVAIHEAMEQQTISITKAGVKATLNARTSILAAANPVSGRYDRSKSLKQNINLTAPIMSRFDLFFILVDDCNEVTDYAIARRIVDLHSRIENSVDRVYSLDEIRRYLLFARQFKPKISKESEEFIVEQYKRLRQRDGSGVTKSAWRITVRQLESLIRLSESMARMHCCDEVQPKHVKEAFRLLNKSIIRVETPDINLDQEEEEAMEEEDGNQINGHDAPNGVNGDVNGEVNGHEHTNGINGHGVNGETAKPSLRLSFAEYKRISNLLVLHLRRAEEAEDETALKKSEVVNWYLKEIESEIDSEMELINKKAMIEKILYRLVHYDYILIELTQSGLKGSAESSGTESQEEDVTLVVNPNYTFDD